The Collimonas sp. PA-H2 genome contains a region encoding:
- the tal gene encoding transaldolase — MNQLEQLKQYTTVVADTGNFKQLAQFKPRDATTNPSLILKAVQQADYAPLLAETVTAHADSKLDQIVDQVLVRFGLEILKVVPGRVSTEVDARLSFDTAATVARARRIMALYEAAGIGRERVLIKIASTWEGIQAARILELDGIRCNLTLLFSFCQAVACGDAKVRLISPFVGRIYDWYKKSAGAAWDESANTLANDPGVKSVAQIYSYYKRFGIETEVMGASFRNVGQIAALAGCDLLTISPELLAQLQASDAALARALDQDAAAGADLQAVSYNEAEFRYALNEDAMATEKLAEGIRGFAADAIKLDKIIEGLIASAHK, encoded by the coding sequence ATGAATCAGCTGGAGCAATTGAAGCAATACACGACGGTAGTCGCCGACACAGGCAATTTCAAGCAGCTGGCGCAATTCAAGCCGCGCGACGCCACCACCAATCCTTCGCTGATCCTGAAGGCGGTCCAGCAAGCCGACTATGCACCCTTGCTGGCCGAGACCGTTACGGCCCACGCCGACAGTAAGCTGGATCAGATCGTCGACCAGGTGCTGGTGCGCTTCGGCCTGGAAATCCTGAAAGTGGTGCCGGGCCGGGTCTCCACCGAAGTCGATGCCCGTCTCAGTTTCGATACTGCCGCCACGGTGGCCCGTGCGCGCCGCATCATGGCGCTGTATGAAGCGGCCGGCATCGGCCGCGAGCGGGTGCTGATCAAGATTGCCTCGACCTGGGAAGGAATCCAGGCGGCGCGCATCCTGGAGCTGGACGGCATCCGCTGCAACCTGACCCTGCTGTTTTCCTTCTGCCAGGCGGTGGCTTGCGGCGACGCCAAGGTGCGCCTGATTTCGCCATTCGTCGGCCGCATCTACGACTGGTACAAGAAATCGGCCGGCGCGGCCTGGGACGAGTCGGCCAACACGCTGGCAAACGATCCAGGCGTCAAGTCGGTAGCGCAGATCTACAGCTACTACAAGCGCTTCGGCATAGAGACCGAAGTGATGGGCGCGAGCTTCCGCAACGTCGGCCAGATTGCCGCGCTGGCCGGCTGCGACCTGCTGACCATCAGCCCGGAACTGCTGGCGCAGCTGCAAGCCAGTGACGCCGCCTTGGCGCGCGCGCTGGACCAGGATGCCGCTGCCGGCGCCGATCTGCAGGCAGTCAGCTACAACGAAGCGGAATTCCGCTACGCCCTGAATGAGGATGCGATGGCGACGGAAAAACTGGCGGAGGGGATACGCGGCTTTGCCGCCGATGCGATCAAGCTCGACAAGATCATCGAAGGCTTGATCGCATCAGCGCACAAGTAA
- a CDS encoding ABC transporter substrate-binding protein, with amino-acid sequence MMKKFALAAILPLTLALTVSGVVQARELKAVGITVGSLGNPYFVTLANGAKAKAQQINPNVKVTAVSADYDLSKQFTQIDNFISAGVDLILLNATDPVAIEPAIKKAQKAGIVVVAVDVGAKGVDATVQTDNEQAGRLACKYLVDKLGGKGNVIIQNGPQVTAVTDRVKGCKAVFAAAPGIKILSDDQDGKGSREGGLNAMQGYLTRFPKIDGLFTINDPQAIGSDLAARQLKRSGIIITSVDGAPDIEAALKSGPSIQASASQDPWAQAQDAVAIGYDILNGKRPAKPVVLLAPVLITHDNVASYKGWSSPR; translated from the coding sequence ATGATGAAAAAATTCGCTCTAGCCGCAATACTGCCGCTGACACTGGCTTTGACTGTCTCTGGCGTAGTGCAGGCGCGTGAACTGAAAGCAGTGGGCATCACCGTCGGTTCGCTCGGCAATCCGTATTTTGTGACGCTGGCCAATGGCGCCAAGGCCAAGGCACAGCAGATCAACCCGAACGTCAAGGTCACCGCGGTGTCGGCCGACTATGACCTGAGCAAGCAGTTTACCCAGATCGATAACTTCATTTCAGCCGGAGTCGACCTGATCCTGCTCAACGCTACCGATCCGGTGGCCATCGAGCCAGCCATCAAGAAAGCACAGAAGGCCGGTATCGTGGTGGTGGCGGTGGATGTGGGCGCCAAAGGCGTCGATGCGACGGTGCAGACTGATAATGAGCAGGCTGGCCGGCTGGCTTGCAAGTACTTGGTCGACAAGCTGGGCGGCAAGGGCAATGTGATCATCCAGAACGGGCCGCAGGTGACGGCCGTGACCGACCGCGTCAAAGGCTGCAAAGCCGTATTCGCCGCCGCTCCCGGCATCAAGATATTGTCCGATGACCAGGATGGCAAGGGTTCGCGCGAAGGCGGCCTGAACGCCATGCAAGGCTACCTGACGCGCTTCCCGAAAATCGACGGCCTGTTCACCATCAACGATCCGCAAGCGATCGGCAGCGATCTCGCCGCCAGGCAGCTCAAGCGCAGCGGCATCATCATCACCTCAGTCGACGGTGCGCCGGATATCGAAGCCGCGCTGAAGTCGGGCCCCTCGATCCAGGCCTCTGCCAGCCAGGACCCATGGGCCCAGGCGCAGGATGCAGTGGCCATCGGCTACGACATCCTGAACGGCAAGCGTCCCGCCAAGCCGGTGGTTTTGCTGGCGCCGGTGCTGATTACTCATGATAATGTCGCTAGCTACAAAGGCTGGTCCAGCCCGCGTTGA
- a CDS encoding ABC transporter ATP-binding protein: MIKISGLTFDYPGHRALHQVSLEVEAGSVTALVGSNGAGKTTLMRCIAGLETPLAGSISVAGMDVLEQPRAVHRIMGYLSDFYGLYQALTVAQCFEYAAAAQGLPAPDIPQAIQTTARQLGLSDRLQQTCDKLSRGLRQRVAIGQAIIHGPKILLLDEPASGLDPEARASLAGLFRQLQAKGMTLLVSSHILAELDEYSTHMLALREGRVLEYRALLHNGSQPGLGQSPQRSLRLTLAQPDPRLQAQLAAEPALQVSASDERSADFNFSGDEHAQAALLARLVSAGLPVCGLADQKENLQQSYLRSVATYENGQTNNPSKAGSAS, from the coding sequence ATGATAAAAATCTCTGGTCTTACCTTCGACTATCCCGGCCACCGCGCGCTGCACCAGGTCAGCCTGGAAGTTGAAGCCGGCAGCGTCACCGCGCTGGTCGGCTCCAACGGCGCCGGCAAAACCACGCTGATGCGCTGCATCGCCGGCCTCGAAACCCCGCTCGCCGGCTCCATCAGCGTGGCCGGCATGGATGTGCTGGAACAGCCGCGTGCAGTGCATAGGATCATGGGCTACCTGTCCGATTTCTACGGCCTTTACCAGGCGCTGACCGTGGCCCAATGCTTTGAATATGCGGCGGCGGCGCAAGGTTTGCCGGCGCCGGACATCCCGCAGGCGATCCAGACCACCGCACGCCAGCTGGGACTGAGCGACCGCCTGCAGCAGACCTGCGACAAACTATCGCGCGGCCTGCGCCAGCGGGTCGCCATCGGTCAGGCCATCATCCATGGGCCGAAGATCCTGCTGCTGGACGAGCCCGCTTCCGGCCTCGATCCGGAAGCGCGCGCCAGCCTGGCCGGCCTGTTCCGCCAGCTGCAAGCCAAGGGCATGACGCTGCTGGTGTCCTCGCATATCCTGGCCGAGCTGGACGAATACTCCACCCACATGCTGGCGCTGCGCGAAGGGCGGGTGCTGGAATACCGCGCCCTGCTCCATAACGGCAGCCAGCCGGGGTTGGGACAATCTCCGCAACGCTCGCTGCGGCTGACGCTGGCGCAGCCGGACCCCCGCTTGCAAGCGCAACTGGCGGCCGAGCCGGCGCTGCAAGTCAGCGCCAGCGATGAACGCAGCGCCGACTTCAATTTCAGCGGCGACGAGCATGCCCAGGCGGCCCTGTTGGCGCGCCTGGTCAGCGCCGGGCTGCCGGTCTGCGGCCTGGCCGATCAAAAGGAAAACCTGCAGCAATCCTATCTGCGTTCAGTAGCGACTTACGAAAATGGACAAACCAACAATCCAAGCAAAGCCGGGAGCGCATCGTGA
- the fos gene encoding fosfomycin resistance glutathione transferase has translation MLNGLNHLTLAVSDLARGVHFYQSTLGMRLHAHWDHGAYLSAGELWLCLSFDPNRASISGADYTHYAFTVEQGAFADFVTAMRAAGVVEWKDNRSEGASFYFLDPDGHQLEAHVGDLASRLRACRDRPYAGMQFFD, from the coding sequence ATGCTGAACGGATTAAACCATCTGACGCTGGCGGTAAGCGATCTTGCCCGCGGTGTGCATTTTTACCAGTCAACGCTGGGCATGCGCCTGCATGCCCACTGGGACCACGGCGCCTATCTGTCGGCGGGCGAGCTCTGGCTATGCTTGTCGTTCGATCCGAATCGGGCTAGTATCTCCGGCGCCGACTATACCCACTATGCATTTACGGTGGAGCAGGGCGCCTTTGCGGATTTTGTCACGGCCATGCGCGCAGCCGGCGTAGTCGAGTGGAAGGACAATCGCAGCGAGGGCGCGTCCTTTTACTTTCTCGATCCCGACGGCCATCAGCTGGAAGCGCATGTCGGCGACCTGGCCAGCCGCTTGCGCGCCTGCCGCGACCGGCCCTATGCAGGCATGCAGTTCTTCGATTGA
- a CDS encoding nuclear transport factor 2 family protein, translating to MTKPSKTPLQVVQAQLDAYNAKDIDALLLAYAPDAEQYTLHGELLARGQEQMRQRFLARFAEPDLQARLINRTSMANVVVDYELVTRNFPEGVGTVEMICVYEVANERIQKASFAVGETRLNARP from the coding sequence ATGACCAAACCTTCGAAGACCCCGCTGCAGGTCGTCCAGGCGCAGCTCGACGCCTACAACGCTAAAGACATCGACGCCTTGTTGCTGGCCTACGCGCCGGACGCCGAGCAGTACACGCTGCATGGCGAACTGCTGGCGCGAGGGCAGGAGCAGATGCGCCAGCGTTTCCTCGCCAGGTTCGCTGAGCCGGATCTGCAAGCCCGTCTCATCAATCGCACCAGCATGGCAAACGTCGTGGTCGACTACGAGCTGGTCACGCGCAATTTTCCTGAAGGCGTCGGCACGGTCGAGATGATCTGCGTGTACGAAGTGGCCAACGAGCGGATCCAGAAGGCTTCCTTCGCCGTTGGCGAAACCAGGTTGAACGCCCGTCCTTGA
- a CDS encoding DUF2844 domain-containing protein — translation MKIFINILCLAVCAPLSAYASLGGDTASIAADQSKLKGSTTNSQQRKSAAAASSEQGAQADVSGVAKAPFSVDEFTTGGGVVVREYSAGGQVFGIAWRGPHMPDLHQLLGNDNYQMAKKSEAARQQGTARNAGRRGNSHIETAGLVIHSSRRPGLLGGQAYLSAKLPQGVSASDIQ, via the coding sequence ATGAAAATATTCATCAATATTCTATGCCTGGCGGTTTGCGCTCCGCTTTCCGCCTATGCCTCGCTGGGCGGAGACACCGCTTCGATCGCCGCCGATCAAAGCAAGCTGAAAGGAAGCACCACCAACAGCCAGCAAAGGAAGTCCGCAGCCGCGGCCAGTAGCGAACAGGGCGCGCAGGCGGATGTCTCGGGCGTCGCCAAAGCGCCATTTTCGGTGGATGAATTCACCACCGGCGGCGGTGTGGTGGTGCGCGAATACTCGGCCGGCGGCCAGGTGTTCGGCATCGCCTGGAGGGGGCCCCACATGCCCGACCTGCATCAACTGCTCGGCAATGACAACTATCAAATGGCGAAAAAATCCGAAGCCGCGCGCCAGCAAGGAACCGCGCGCAACGCCGGCCGCCGCGGCAATTCGCACATAGAGACTGCCGGCCTGGTGATCCACTCCAGCCGCCGCCCCGGGCTGCTGGGAGGGCAAGCCTACCTGTCGGCAAAGCTGCCGCAGGGCGTATCCGCCAGCGATATCCAATAA
- the xylB gene encoding xylulokinase yields the protein MSLGIDLGTSELKAVLLDECGTVLAHAGARLSISRPQAGWSEQDPENWWQACISALQQLRQSQPQAYARVCCIGLSGQMHGAVLLDQADRVLRPAILWDDSRAIVQAQWLQQRHPEFAAVTGSLPMAGLTAPKLLWLRQYEPQAFSEISCILSPKDYLRLRLTGERISDVSDAAGTLWLDVEKRDWFEPMAQACGLQLKQLPRLVEGSAVSAGLSAAAARQLGLHEQLPVAGGGGDNPVSAVGIGAIAAGHGFITLGTSAAIVAITDHAAGNPASAVHSFCHALPERWYTMGAMLAGASCLRWAAGLLGQPNEQALLQLVQAGLPQTQPVAAGVPLFLPYLAGERTPHNDPLLRGGFMNLGYDSSPAMLGYAVLEGVGFGLLDALHAVQSAGAVVGACALVGGGARSNYWAQLLSNILDREIHTLAGSELSACIGAAKLGFLASGRGADLLQNGMPVKERFLPVTAQQPMLQERYQKFRGLLGAAQALHD from the coding sequence ATCTCACTCGGGATTGATCTCGGCACGTCGGAACTGAAAGCCGTGCTGCTGGACGAATGCGGCACGGTGCTGGCGCATGCCGGCGCCAGGCTGAGCATCTCGCGGCCGCAGGCCGGCTGGTCCGAACAGGATCCGGAAAATTGGTGGCAAGCCTGCATCTCGGCCTTGCAGCAATTGCGGCAATCTCAGCCGCAGGCTTATGCCCGGGTCTGCTGCATCGGCCTGTCCGGCCAGATGCATGGCGCGGTATTGCTGGACCAGGCGGACCGGGTGCTGCGCCCGGCCATCCTGTGGGACGATTCGCGCGCCATCGTCCAGGCGCAATGGCTGCAGCAGCGGCATCCCGAATTTGCGGCGGTTACCGGCAGTTTGCCGATGGCCGGCCTGACGGCGCCCAAGCTGCTGTGGCTGCGGCAGTATGAGCCGCAAGCATTCAGCGAGATTTCCTGCATCCTGTCGCCCAAGGATTACTTGCGCCTGCGCCTCACCGGCGAACGCATCAGCGATGTCTCCGACGCCGCCGGCACGCTCTGGCTGGATGTGGAAAAACGCGATTGGTTTGAGCCGATGGCGCAGGCTTGCGGCTTGCAGTTGAAGCAGCTGCCGCGGCTGGTGGAAGGTTCCGCGGTCTCGGCCGGCCTCAGCGCCGCCGCGGCGCGGCAGCTTGGACTGCACGAACAATTGCCGGTAGCCGGCGGTGGCGGCGACAATCCGGTATCCGCTGTCGGTATCGGCGCCATAGCCGCCGGCCATGGCTTCATCACGCTGGGCACCAGCGCCGCCATCGTCGCCATTACCGATCATGCCGCCGGCAACCCGGCCAGCGCGGTCCACAGTTTTTGCCATGCGCTGCCGGAGCGCTGGTACACCATGGGGGCGATGCTGGCCGGCGCCAGCTGCCTGCGCTGGGCCGCCGGCCTGCTGGGGCAGCCGAATGAACAAGCTTTGCTGCAACTGGTGCAAGCCGGCTTGCCGCAGACGCAGCCGGTGGCCGCCGGCGTTCCTTTGTTCCTGCCGTATCTGGCCGGCGAGCGCACGCCGCATAACGATCCCTTGCTGCGCGGCGGCTTCATGAACCTGGGTTACGACAGCTCGCCGGCGATGCTCGGCTATGCGGTGCTGGAGGGCGTCGGCTTCGGCTTGCTGGATGCGCTGCATGCGGTGCAATCGGCCGGAGCGGTGGTCGGCGCTTGCGCGCTGGTCGGCGGCGGCGCCCGCAGCAACTATTGGGCGCAATTGCTATCCAACATCCTCGACCGCGAAATCCATACTCTGGCGGGCAGCGAGCTGAGCGCTTGCATAGGCGCCGCCAAGCTGGGTTTCCTGGCGTCCGGGCGCGGCGCCGATTTGCTGCAAAACGGCATGCCGGTGAAAGAGCGCTTCCTGCCGGTTACCGCACAACAGCCGATGTTGCAAGAGCGCTATCAGAAATTCCGTGGACTGTTGGGAGCGGCGCAAGCCCTGCACGATTGA
- a CDS encoding DUF3443 family protein, with amino-acid sequence MKKLLIPVLLSISAMAPALSQAKSSVKPPAAAVAGNSVPMTIDAGPPILASSQGGSMNIPSISVKICAPGSTTNCQTVDHITVDTGSSGLHIVSSVLNSRLASALATKTTASGKLIAECEGYVSSFVWGSVKTADITIGSETAKKVPLQLIGDSDSKFQTIPDDCTNSSLGGQNDTVALYGSNGLIGVSAIPADSGLYFACDASGCAANTVHDSSLRNVLPNVVTLFAKDNNGVVLELPSVPAGGAPSVTGSLTFGIGTQTNNGLGSATVFPLDPSGDLLNTVYKNSKRTFSYIDSGTNAWNFYDKSLKVCQSGYCPDPAVSETATMNAYGGKVTTKVSFSIADSSAFAAANYVYNNYGFGDNSSADDLATFGYGLPFFLGRKIFVGIAGAKATDAKGKVISGPFNAF; translated from the coding sequence ATGAAAAAATTACTGATCCCCGTCTTGTTAAGCATCAGCGCCATGGCGCCGGCATTGTCCCAGGCAAAATCCAGCGTCAAACCGCCTGCCGCCGCGGTCGCCGGCAACTCGGTGCCTATGACGATTGATGCCGGTCCGCCCATCCTGGCGTCGAGCCAGGGCGGCAGCATGAACATTCCTTCGATTTCAGTGAAGATCTGCGCGCCGGGCAGCACCACCAACTGCCAGACCGTCGACCACATCACGGTTGATACCGGCTCCTCCGGCCTGCACATCGTCTCGTCCGTGCTCAACAGCCGTCTGGCGAGCGCGCTGGCGACCAAGACCACCGCTTCAGGCAAGCTGATTGCCGAGTGTGAAGGCTATGTCAGCAGCTTTGTATGGGGTTCAGTGAAAACCGCGGACATCACCATCGGCAGCGAAACGGCAAAGAAGGTGCCGCTGCAGCTGATCGGCGACAGCGATTCCAAATTCCAGACCATTCCTGACGACTGCACCAATTCATCGCTGGGCGGCCAGAACGACACGGTGGCGCTGTACGGCTCCAACGGCCTGATCGGCGTCAGCGCCATCCCGGCGGACAGCGGCTTGTACTTCGCTTGCGATGCCAGCGGCTGCGCAGCGAACACGGTGCATGACAGCAGCCTGCGCAATGTCCTGCCCAACGTCGTGACGCTGTTCGCCAAGGATAACAATGGCGTTGTGCTGGAGTTGCCGTCGGTTCCCGCGGGCGGTGCGCCGTCTGTCACAGGCAGCCTGACTTTTGGCATCGGCACCCAGACCAATAACGGCCTGGGCAGCGCCACCGTGTTTCCGCTGGACCCGTCCGGCGATTTGCTCAACACAGTGTACAAGAACAGCAAACGCACCTTCTCTTACATCGACAGCGGCACCAACGCCTGGAATTTCTATGACAAATCGCTGAAGGTTTGCCAGAGCGGCTATTGCCCTGATCCGGCCGTATCTGAAACCGCCACCATGAATGCCTACGGCGGCAAGGTCACGACCAAGGTCAGTTTCAGCATCGCAGACAGTTCAGCGTTTGCCGCAGCGAACTATGTGTACAACAATTACGGCTTTGGCGATAACAGCAGTGCTGATGACCTGGCGACCTTCGGTTATGGCTTGCCGTTCTTCCTGGGCCGCAAAATCTTTGTCGGCATCGCCGGCGCCAAGGCAACCGATGCCAAGGGCAAGGTGATCAGCGGGCCGTTCAATGCCTTTTGA
- a CDS encoding LacI family DNA-binding transcriptional regulator: MDDVARIAKVSTSTVSHVLNGTRKVRPATVRAVEAAIQALGYIPNTLARSLARSTSNTIGVAISALSNHYFSETVHAIETECAKHGIMMLYVDTRDDPEQELRAVKALHHRRVDGILLAPSADPQHLALEYLRANDIPAVLVDRLIAQGFDQVGVENKKSSQQLVSHLIEHGHRRIALIAGRAGLTTTDERIDGYRAALAAAGLPFDAALLVNGESSSEPARSATRHLLTLAEPPTAIMAANNLMTIGAMHALRDARIDVPEQIALVGFDDFDWADFFVPRLTVMAQPVKELGMRAVKLLMKRIEEPDGKKQTVRLAPTLRVRNSCGCL; the protein is encoded by the coding sequence ATGGATGATGTCGCAAGAATCGCGAAGGTGTCGACTTCGACGGTTTCGCATGTCTTGAACGGCACCCGCAAGGTGCGGCCGGCGACGGTGCGCGCGGTGGAGGCGGCGATCCAGGCGCTGGGTTACATACCCAACACGCTGGCGCGCTCGCTGGCGCGCTCCACTTCGAACACCATCGGCGTCGCCATTTCGGCTCTCTCCAATCACTATTTCAGCGAAACCGTGCACGCCATCGAAACCGAATGCGCCAAGCACGGCATCATGATGCTGTATGTCGATACCCGCGACGATCCGGAACAGGAACTGCGCGCGGTCAAGGCGCTGCATCACCGCCGCGTGGACGGCATCCTGCTGGCGCCGTCCGCCGATCCGCAGCACCTGGCGCTGGAATACCTGCGCGCCAACGATATTCCGGCGGTGCTGGTCGACCGCCTGATTGCGCAGGGTTTCGACCAGGTCGGCGTGGAAAACAAGAAATCCTCGCAGCAACTGGTCAGCCACCTGATCGAGCACGGCCATCGCCGCATCGCCCTGATCGCCGGCCGCGCCGGCCTCACCACCACCGACGAACGGATCGATGGCTACCGCGCCGCGCTGGCTGCCGCCGGCCTGCCGTTTGACGCAGCGCTGCTGGTGAACGGCGAATCCAGCAGCGAACCGGCGCGCAGCGCCACCCGCCATTTGCTGACGCTGGCGGAACCGCCGACCGCCATCATGGCCGCCAACAACCTGATGACCATCGGCGCCATGCACGCGCTGCGCGACGCCAGGATCGATGTGCCGGAACAGATCGCGCTGGTCGGCTTCGACGATTTCGACTGGGCCGATTTCTTCGTGCCGCGCCTGACCGTGATGGCGCAGCCGGTCAAGGAGCTGGGCATGCGCGCCGTCAAACTGCTGATGAAGCGGATCGAAGAGCCGGACGGCAAGAAGCAGACAGTGCGGCTGGCACCGACGCTGCGGGTCCGCAATTCATGCGGCTGTCTTTGA